One genomic window of Halorubrum hochsteinianum includes the following:
- a CDS encoding ATPase, T2SS/T4P/T4SS family, translating into MSDEDAERPAQRSDLEGDSSASDASPRDGRDDAEEPDQRDDPDERDADADTEPADPTNRTDPAEGDTATETTDDAESSEGDRSFDPDDGAVEASELDPDDGAVEASELDPDDGTDGGSELDEDDGPDAGSPVVTDRYTWRSLLAERGQEDAARRVYDDVPDAPAVPADAVALHLPDGVDDVIRAAGVDEPFEADGETAVSGHGTPDRGTLVVGSDAVLLDGSAVVPTGERLAAPPETVPDEDGEAGVDVPDADGESSDTDAGDGEADANGDETAPTDGETERDDTIVDDVDTEDAAPDTVFADPVGRGGVGGVVVASGDAVEPVPSRAPTPDEWVRVDLDPAALLGFDPSETDYRVRAAAAVGDVLWDLCAERYDPYSVPVLKGYYTWDDYREEFFLDEDGNPPTVENEEGEPEPQAFTHEDKTEALGFDPDRTEELLGAGGNAAADLADLVDERTVDVNPEIDEDAFFSTAEGHTTLTNRYDLEKAVPMPKKTHFREEERYWVNKPYAFVIVFRSTKENEVKYYAVQPYRTEIETDLTEFLTGKLRTSIKYADESIAGGGEAFREEVIVEETRSLLDRYGIYEDDGDERGIADALIDRFGIEPSEGIAWRIAESLGYEPPVESESDPPEISARPEPAVLAEDAETLSEHQVEKLLYYLKRDFIGYERIDPIKYDINVEDISCDGYNSPVFVYHSEYEQIITNIHHGTDELDDFVVKLAQRSGKGISKRRPQVDATLPDGSRAQLTLGREVSDHGTNYTIRQFNDVPFTPIDLINWKTFSLDEMAFLWLSIENHKSLIFAGGTASGKTTSLNAVSLFIPSNAKIVSIEDTREVELPQRNWIASVTRPSFSDDDKGDIDEFDLLEAALRQRPDYTVMGEIRGEEGRTAFQVMSTGHTTYTTFHADSVGEVLKRFTTDPINVSKTMFTALDLVSIQTSTRVQGKKVRRNKSITEINHYDAENDEINVQDVFQWQAETDEFLQMGDSNTLEDIMFDRGWSRETLDEELRKRRVVLAYLIDRGLNSYAQVAATFQAFINDPETVLALMANDELERSLEDLREMESVLINVDRDKEELVPRPEPDAEARAEVAEILDSAEDLFETYRGEVPDSVANALLEMAPARDVEARPGGDREALAETVREADATDATAIEANAEPEAADADPDAQSPDTGPDAQSPDFDPDASPTDPAHGDFGETAEADATAAGDGSGDPGDIDFGEPFDEGVDVLSSPAGPPGSGAEPDVSEGFGAPDPDAGDSVESAVDGPGESDELDGPTEPAEPGKSEGEDASDADPPDAEPPGGDSSDGESGDDIENWGFGDVEPAEDG; encoded by the coding sequence ATGAGCGACGAGGACGCCGAGCGCCCCGCCCAGCGGTCCGATCTGGAGGGCGACAGCTCCGCGTCCGACGCGTCCCCGCGGGACGGTCGGGATGACGCCGAGGAACCCGACCAACGAGACGACCCCGACGAACGGGACGCGGACGCGGACACAGAACCGGCGGATCCGACGAACCGGACGGATCCGGCGGAGGGCGATACGGCGACCGAGACGACGGACGACGCTGAGTCGTCGGAAGGAGACAGGTCTTTCGACCCCGACGACGGGGCGGTCGAGGCGTCCGAACTCGACCCCGACGACGGGGCGGTCGAGGCGTCCGAACTCGACCCCGACGACGGGACGGACGGGGGGTCCGAACTCGACGAGGACGACGGACCGGACGCGGGGTCGCCGGTCGTCACCGACCGGTACACCTGGCGGTCCCTGCTCGCGGAGCGAGGCCAGGAGGACGCCGCGCGGCGGGTGTACGACGACGTGCCGGACGCCCCGGCGGTGCCGGCCGACGCGGTCGCGCTCCACCTCCCCGACGGCGTTGACGACGTGATCCGGGCCGCCGGGGTCGACGAACCGTTCGAGGCCGACGGCGAGACCGCGGTCTCCGGCCACGGGACCCCGGACCGAGGCACGCTGGTCGTCGGCTCGGACGCCGTCCTGCTCGACGGGTCGGCCGTCGTGCCGACCGGCGAGCGCCTCGCAGCGCCGCCCGAGACGGTCCCCGACGAGGACGGCGAAGCCGGAGTCGACGTGCCGGATGCGGACGGCGAGAGCAGCGACACGGACGCGGGCGACGGAGAGGCGGACGCGAACGGCGACGAAACGGCCCCTACCGACGGCGAGACGGAACGCGACGACACCATCGTTGACGACGTCGACACCGAGGACGCGGCACCGGACACGGTCTTCGCGGACCCGGTCGGACGTGGCGGCGTCGGCGGGGTCGTGGTCGCGTCCGGCGACGCCGTCGAGCCGGTGCCGTCGCGCGCGCCGACCCCGGACGAGTGGGTCCGAGTCGACCTCGATCCGGCCGCGCTCCTCGGGTTCGACCCGAGCGAGACGGACTATCGGGTCCGCGCGGCCGCGGCGGTCGGCGACGTCCTCTGGGACCTGTGCGCTGAGCGGTACGACCCGTACTCGGTCCCGGTGTTGAAGGGGTACTACACGTGGGACGACTACCGCGAGGAGTTCTTCCTCGACGAGGACGGGAACCCGCCGACGGTCGAGAACGAGGAGGGAGAACCCGAGCCGCAGGCGTTCACCCACGAGGACAAGACGGAGGCGCTCGGGTTCGACCCGGACCGCACCGAGGAGCTGCTCGGTGCGGGCGGGAACGCCGCCGCCGACCTCGCCGACCTCGTCGACGAGCGGACCGTCGACGTCAACCCAGAGATCGACGAGGACGCGTTCTTCTCGACCGCGGAGGGCCACACGACGCTGACGAACCGGTACGACCTGGAGAAGGCGGTACCGATGCCGAAGAAGACGCACTTCCGCGAGGAGGAGCGCTACTGGGTGAACAAGCCGTACGCGTTCGTCATCGTCTTCCGGTCGACGAAGGAGAACGAGGTGAAGTACTACGCGGTCCAGCCGTACCGGACCGAGATCGAGACGGACCTCACGGAGTTTCTCACCGGGAAGCTCCGCACCTCGATCAAGTACGCCGACGAGTCGATCGCGGGCGGCGGCGAGGCGTTCCGCGAGGAGGTGATAGTCGAGGAGACGCGGTCGCTCCTGGACCGCTACGGAATCTACGAGGACGACGGCGACGAGCGCGGGATCGCGGACGCGCTGATCGACCGGTTCGGGATCGAGCCGTCCGAGGGGATCGCGTGGCGGATCGCGGAGTCGCTGGGCTACGAGCCGCCCGTCGAGTCGGAGTCCGACCCGCCGGAGATCAGCGCCCGCCCCGAGCCGGCCGTCCTCGCGGAGGACGCCGAGACGCTCTCGGAACACCAGGTCGAGAAGCTGCTGTACTACCTCAAACGCGACTTCATCGGCTACGAGCGGATCGACCCGATCAAGTACGACATCAACGTCGAGGACATCTCCTGTGACGGGTACAACTCCCCCGTCTTCGTCTACCACTCCGAGTACGAGCAGATCATCACGAACATCCATCACGGCACCGACGAGCTGGACGACTTCGTAGTGAAGCTGGCGCAGCGGTCCGGGAAGGGCATCTCGAAGCGGCGGCCCCAGGTGGACGCCACCCTCCCCGACGGCTCGCGCGCCCAGCTCACGCTCGGCCGCGAGGTGTCCGACCACGGGACCAACTACACCATCCGGCAGTTCAACGACGTTCCGTTCACCCCGATCGACCTGATCAACTGGAAGACGTTCTCGCTCGACGAGATGGCGTTCCTCTGGCTCTCGATCGAGAACCACAAGAGCCTGATCTTCGCCGGCGGCACCGCCTCCGGGAAGACGACGAGCCTGAACGCGGTCTCCCTCTTCATCCCCTCGAACGCGAAGATCGTCTCGATCGAGGACACCCGGGAGGTGGAGCTGCCGCAGCGCAACTGGATCGCCTCCGTCACGCGCCCCTCCTTCTCCGACGACGACAAGGGCGACATCGACGAGTTCGACTTACTGGAGGCCGCGCTCCGCCAGCGCCCCGACTACACCGTGATGGGCGAGATCCGCGGCGAGGAGGGTCGGACCGCCTTTCAGGTGATGTCGACCGGCCACACCACCTACACCACCTTCCACGCCGACTCCGTCGGCGAGGTGCTCAAGCGGTTCACCACCGACCCGATCAACGTCTCGAAGACGATGTTCACCGCACTCGATCTGGTCTCCATCCAGACGTCGACCCGCGTTCAGGGCAAGAAGGTCCGCCGGAACAAGTCGATCACCGAGATCAACCACTACGACGCCGAGAACGACGAGATCAACGTTCAGGACGTGTTCCAGTGGCAGGCCGAGACGGACGAGTTCCTCCAGATGGGCGACTCGAACACCCTCGAAGACATCATGTTCGACCGCGGCTGGAGCCGTGAGACGCTCGACGAGGAGCTGCGCAAGCGCCGCGTCGTGTTGGCGTACCTCATCGACCGCGGGCTCAACAGCTACGCGCAGGTGGCGGCGACGTTCCAGGCGTTCATCAACGACCCGGAAACGGTGCTCGCGCTCATGGCCAACGACGAGCTCGAGCGCTCGCTGGAGGACCTCCGCGAGATGGAGTCGGTGCTGATCAACGTCGACCGCGACAAGGAGGAGCTGGTCCCGCGACCCGAACCGGACGCCGAGGCGCGGGCGGAGGTCGCCGAGATACTCGACTCCGCCGAGGACCTGTTCGAGACGTACCGGGGCGAGGTGCCGGACTCGGTCGCGAACGCCCTCCTCGAGATGGCTCCCGCCCGCGACGTCGAGGCGCGGCCGGGAGGGGACCGCGAGGCCCTCGCCGAAACGGTGCGGGAGGCGGACGCGACGGACGCGACCGCGATCGAGGCGAACGCGGAGCCGGAGGCGGCCGACGCCGACCCGGACGCCCAGTCACCGGACACCGGCCCGGACGCCCAGTCGCCCGACTTCGATCCGGACGCCTCACCGACCGACCCCGCTCACGGCGACTTCGGGGAGACCGCCGAAGCGGACGCGACCGCGGCCGGCGACGGCTCCGGCGACCCCGGGGACATCGACTTCGGGGAGCCGTTCGACGAGGGGGTCGACGTGCTCTCGTCGCCCGCGGGACCGCCGGGATCGGGCGCGGAGCCGGACGTGAGCGAGGGGTTCGGCGCTCCCGACCCCGACGCCGGCGACTCCGTCGAATCCGCGGTCGACGGGCCCGGGGAATCGGACGAGCTCGACGGGCCGACCGAACCGGCCGAACCGGGGAAATCGGAGGGCGAGGACGCTTCGGACGCCGATCCGCCGGACGCCGAGCCGCCCGGGGGCGACTCGTCGGACGGCGAGTCCGGCGACGACATCGAGAACTGGGGGTTCGGCGACGTCGAGCCCGCGGAGGACGGGTGA
- a CDS encoding AMP-binding protein — protein MDEYEGFEEVVHEPTEAFAESTNVAAFMREYGIDDYEELIERTTSAVPGEPESGVDWFWDEIVDYLDIDFYTDYDAVRDDTDGPQFSDWYPGGEVNVAHNVVDRHAAVDSPNRNRVALLWEGEPGDVREITYHELRRQSDRVANYLTEAGIETGDTVGLYMPMVPEVVSILYGCLKVGAIAVPIFSGFGREATATRIEDGEPSVLFTGDGFYRRGDEVRLKGTADEAIADAGHVEEVVVYDRLGATPASDGGGPNAAGEGGDHTDPVPWNDDRDRTWTGAVGSQPSTYETKHLPSDQESLLLYSSGTTGEPKGIVHTHAGVLTQCAKEIHFGFDQKPADRFFWVSDIGWMMGPWTLIGNHAFGGTVVMYEGAPDHPEPDRFWEMIDRHSITQFGISPTAIRALRKHGDEWVEEHDLSSLRILGSTGEPWDPESWRWFYDAVGGGDCPIINISGGTEICGCFLMPMPNRPLKPCTLGGPGLGMDIDIVDETGESVRESGERGYLVARDSCPSMTKSLWSGDERYVEEYWSTWPDLWDHGDFAQKDDDGFWFLHGRADDALNVAGRKVGPAEIEGVLIDHDAVNQAAAVGVPDDTTGTAVVAYVVLEPDAEPSDDLREELRALVGDEHGKPFRPRELLFVDAFPKTQSGKIIRRAIESVYVGEDPGDLSSMENPEALDALRDAA, from the coding sequence ATGGACGAGTACGAGGGGTTCGAGGAGGTCGTACACGAGCCGACCGAGGCGTTCGCCGAGTCGACGAACGTCGCGGCGTTCATGCGCGAGTACGGGATCGACGACTACGAGGAGCTGATCGAGCGGACGACCTCGGCGGTCCCGGGCGAACCGGAGTCCGGGGTCGACTGGTTCTGGGACGAGATCGTCGACTACCTCGATATCGACTTCTACACCGACTACGACGCGGTCCGGGACGACACCGACGGCCCGCAGTTCTCCGACTGGTACCCCGGCGGCGAGGTCAACGTCGCGCACAACGTCGTCGACCGCCACGCCGCGGTCGACTCCCCGAACCGAAACCGCGTCGCGCTGCTCTGGGAGGGGGAGCCGGGAGACGTCCGCGAGATCACCTACCACGAGCTCCGCCGGCAGAGCGACCGCGTCGCGAACTACCTGACCGAGGCCGGGATCGAGACCGGCGACACCGTCGGGCTGTACATGCCGATGGTGCCCGAGGTCGTCTCGATTCTCTACGGCTGCCTGAAGGTCGGCGCGATCGCGGTGCCGATCTTCTCCGGGTTCGGCCGCGAGGCGACCGCGACTCGGATCGAGGACGGGGAGCCGTCCGTGCTGTTCACGGGCGACGGCTTCTACCGCCGCGGCGACGAGGTGCGGCTGAAGGGGACCGCCGACGAGGCGATCGCGGACGCCGGCCACGTCGAGGAGGTGGTCGTGTACGACCGACTCGGCGCGACGCCCGCGAGCGACGGCGGCGGTCCGAACGCGGCCGGTGAGGGAGGGGACCACACGGACCCCGTCCCGTGGAACGACGACCGCGACCGGACGTGGACGGGAGCGGTCGGCTCGCAGCCGTCGACCTACGAGACGAAGCACCTCCCGAGCGATCAGGAGTCGCTGCTGCTGTACTCCTCGGGGACCACCGGCGAGCCGAAGGGCATCGTCCACACCCACGCGGGCGTCCTCACGCAGTGCGCCAAGGAGATCCACTTCGGCTTCGACCAGAAGCCCGCGGACCGCTTCTTCTGGGTCTCCGACATCGGCTGGATGATGGGGCCGTGGACGCTGATCGGCAACCACGCGTTCGGCGGGACGGTGGTGATGTACGAGGGCGCGCCCGACCACCCCGAGCCGGACCGATTCTGGGAGATGATCGACCGGCACTCGATCACGCAGTTCGGCATCTCGCCGACCGCGATCCGCGCGCTCCGCAAGCACGGAGACGAATGGGTCGAAGAACACGACCTCTCCTCGCTCCGGATACTGGGCTCCACCGGCGAGCCGTGGGACCCCGAGTCGTGGCGCTGGTTCTACGACGCGGTCGGCGGCGGCGACTGCCCGATAATCAACATCTCCGGCGGCACGGAGATCTGCGGCTGCTTCCTGATGCCGATGCCCAACCGGCCGCTGAAGCCCTGTACGCTCGGCGGGCCCGGACTGGGGATGGACATCGACATCGTCGACGAGACCGGCGAGTCGGTCCGTGAGTCCGGCGAGCGCGGGTACCTCGTCGCGCGCGACTCCTGCCCCTCGATGACGAAGTCGCTGTGGTCGGGCGACGAGCGCTACGTAGAGGAGTACTGGTCGACGTGGCCCGACCTGTGGGACCACGGCGACTTCGCGCAGAAGGACGACGACGGGTTCTGGTTCCTCCACGGTCGCGCCGACGACGCCCTCAACGTCGCCGGGCGGAAGGTCGGACCGGCCGAGATCGAGGGCGTCCTCATCGACCACGACGCGGTCAATCAGGCGGCCGCGGTGGGCGTCCCGGACGACACCACGGGGACCGCGGTCGTCGCGTACGTCGTCCTCGAACCCGACGCGGAGCCGAGCGACGACCTCCGCGAGGAGCTACGCGCCTTAGTCGGCGACGAACACGGCAAGCCGTTCCGGCCGCGCGAGCTGCTGTTCGTCGACGCCTTCCCGAAGACCCAGTCGGGCAAGATCATCCGGCGCGCGATCGAGTCCGTCTACGTCGGCGAGGACCCGGGCGACCTCTCCTCGATGGAGAACCCGGAGGCGCTCGACGCGCTGCGGGACGCCGCCTGA
- a CDS encoding Sec-independent protein translocase subunit TatA/TatB, whose product MVSVIPLFGGLPVGPELLIILLVLVLLFGANKIPKLARSTGQAMGEFKKGREEIEEELKEMDDDDSGSVVNDEDDEFDDLEAETDKETSA is encoded by the coding sequence ATGGTAAGTGTGATTCCACTGTTCGGCGGTCTTCCGGTGGGGCCCGAGCTCCTCATCATCCTGCTCGTGCTGGTCCTGCTGTTCGGGGCGAACAAGATCCCGAAGCTGGCCCGCTCGACCGGGCAGGCGATGGGTGAGTTCAAGAAGGGCCGCGAGGAGATCGAGGAGGAACTGAAAGAGATGGACGACGACGACAGCGGCTCGGTGGTCAACGACGAGGACGACGAGTTCGACGACCTCGAAGCCGAGACCGACAAGGAAACCAGCGCGTAA
- a CDS encoding DUF7288 family protein — MFVEHLPDDRGQAHTLEAFTAALLLVAGLIFATQATAVTPLSASTSNQHVENQAAIAAQDVLTTTGESGNLRAALLYYEDGEFVDSGDEAGYAGVPPASHPLHDPLTEAFGDRQIAFDIEVAFPEDGGNRTGDATVVDMGSPSDNAATASARVALYADDRLFDGSVDDPGDATYSGPRLANESGHDYFAPSVGGSDTLYTVVEVKITAWQM, encoded by the coding sequence ATGTTCGTCGAACACCTCCCCGACGACCGCGGGCAGGCGCACACCCTGGAGGCGTTCACGGCGGCGCTGCTCCTCGTCGCCGGCCTCATCTTCGCGACGCAGGCGACGGCCGTCACGCCGCTGTCCGCGAGCACGTCGAACCAGCACGTCGAGAATCAGGCGGCGATCGCCGCGCAGGACGTGTTGACGACGACCGGGGAAAGCGGGAACCTGCGGGCCGCGCTGCTGTACTACGAGGACGGCGAGTTCGTCGACAGCGGCGACGAGGCCGGCTACGCGGGGGTGCCGCCGGCGTCGCACCCGCTCCACGACCCGCTGACGGAGGCGTTCGGCGACCGTCAGATCGCCTTCGACATCGAGGTGGCTTTCCCCGAGGACGGCGGCAACCGGACGGGCGACGCCACCGTGGTCGACATGGGATCGCCGAGCGACAACGCGGCGACCGCGAGCGCCCGCGTGGCGCTGTACGCCGACGACCGACTGTTCGACGGCAGCGTCGACGATCCGGGCGACGCGACCTACTCCGGGCCGCGGCTCGCGAACGAGAGCGGACACGACTACTTCGCGCCGTCGGTCGGCGGGAGCGACACGCTGTACACGGTCGTGGAGGTGAAAATTACCGCATGGCAGATGTGA
- a CDS encoding DUF1405 domain-containing protein, whose amino-acid sequence MRAAIAEELLGTPRSLAVVCGFTAFMLAVGTWYYAPTAGSVPVPLWPLYADSTVAVALGGAVLVGIVPTVRRGGDVTVDTPVSRASAYLQTVAFVWLVQFGVWPLVSLNLAFGRYVAAPDAWLYYWGVIGTHLLFVGLALLFPAFGRTTPGALATALALGVANVVVDYWVGFHPPLLYEPGAGLAGATLAIAVGSVALASHSFRRLEDSER is encoded by the coding sequence GTGCGGGCGGCGATCGCCGAGGAGCTACTCGGGACGCCGCGGAGCCTCGCCGTCGTCTGCGGGTTCACCGCGTTCATGCTCGCGGTCGGGACCTGGTACTACGCGCCGACGGCGGGTTCGGTTCCGGTCCCCCTCTGGCCGCTGTACGCGGACTCGACGGTCGCGGTCGCGCTCGGCGGAGCGGTCCTCGTCGGAATCGTGCCCACGGTCCGACGCGGCGGCGACGTGACCGTCGACACCCCGGTCTCGCGGGCGTCGGCGTACCTCCAGACGGTCGCGTTCGTCTGGCTGGTCCAGTTCGGCGTCTGGCCGCTGGTCTCGCTCAACCTCGCGTTCGGCCGGTACGTCGCCGCCCCGGACGCGTGGCTCTACTACTGGGGCGTGATCGGGACGCACCTGCTGTTCGTCGGGCTGGCGCTCCTGTTCCCGGCGTTCGGGCGCACGACGCCGGGCGCGCTCGCGACGGCGCTGGCGCTCGGCGTCGCGAACGTCGTCGTCGACTACTGGGTCGGCTTCCACCCGCCGCTGCTGTACGAGCCCGGAGCCGGACTGGCGGGCGCGACGCTCGCCATCGCGGTGGGATCGGTCGCGCTCGCGTCGCACTCGTTCAGGCGGCTGGAGGACTCTGAGCGGTGA
- a CDS encoding type II secretion system F family protein produces MSLDVDAGDGGLDANVLAELCYPVFELLFDPDGDFVADVERKLVEARMPDQVEMYVSMALAVGLLVGGSLWAVGTLVGYGAFSLGLIDPGTLSLGVPAPTPEIQALLRSLVVPTAVFVSGLVFGSIGFALGFGGLLAVPYSRASSRKREINLLLADSVSFMYALSVGGLNQLEILRAMAAAEDTYGEVSREFQSIVNETEYFGTDYRNAIRQQSLETPSDELSQFLADMLSIVNSGGDMESFLKDKKEKHLRTSKQEREMTLETLELFGEMYMTLSLFPLLLIIILVIMGMMGEADDRLLYVTVYLLIPLVGVGFLVLVSTVKQDEPGDGYLQPDGGSERLRQTSQEGLFHFGLVEAFVGTFGVFDRIRDREGTHKTMEILSAPHVFLRENPLYTLALTVPSALALVGVAAAAGSAPTTLDGWIARPVWSAFVWIYVPVYVVLIPLGVFYEWHQRSRRAVTGKLSETLRKLSSANDTGQTLLESVQTVSETSTGTLSDEFEVIHAKVNYGMSLRDALVEFNNSYAVPRLARTVKLITEAQEASSQITDVLTTAAQASENQDDIERERKSRTRMQVAIIVMTYITLLGVMAILQTQFIDVMGDLVSQSDGGGSAGGAGFGGGGGIDPDILSMLFFHAVTIQAILSGFISGYIRDAELVSGVKFAVILMTLALGVWIYVG; encoded by the coding sequence GTGAGCCTCGACGTGGACGCGGGCGACGGCGGGCTCGACGCGAACGTCCTCGCGGAGCTGTGTTACCCTGTGTTCGAGCTCCTGTTCGACCCCGACGGCGACTTCGTCGCCGACGTCGAGCGCAAACTCGTCGAGGCGCGCATGCCCGATCAGGTCGAGATGTACGTCTCGATGGCCCTCGCGGTCGGGCTGTTGGTCGGCGGGTCGCTCTGGGCGGTCGGCACGCTCGTCGGCTACGGCGCGTTCTCGCTCGGGCTGATCGACCCCGGAACCCTCTCGCTCGGCGTCCCCGCGCCGACCCCGGAGATCCAGGCGCTGCTCCGGTCGCTCGTCGTGCCGACCGCGGTGTTCGTCAGCGGGCTCGTCTTCGGATCGATCGGCTTCGCGCTCGGGTTCGGCGGCCTCCTCGCGGTCCCGTACTCCCGGGCCTCGTCGCGGAAGCGCGAGATCAACCTCCTGTTGGCCGACTCCGTCTCGTTCATGTACGCCCTCTCCGTCGGCGGGCTCAACCAGCTGGAGATCCTGCGCGCGATGGCGGCCGCCGAGGACACCTACGGCGAGGTGTCCCGCGAGTTCCAGAGCATCGTCAACGAGACGGAGTACTTCGGCACCGACTACCGCAACGCGATCCGCCAGCAGTCGCTCGAGACCCCCTCCGACGAGCTCTCGCAGTTCCTCGCCGACATGCTCTCCATCGTCAACTCCGGCGGCGACATGGAGAGCTTCCTGAAGGACAAAAAGGAGAAACACCTCCGCACGTCGAAACAGGAGCGCGAGATGACGTTGGAGACGCTGGAGCTGTTCGGCGAGATGTACATGACGCTCTCTCTGTTCCCGCTCCTTCTCATCATCATCCTCGTCATCATGGGGATGATGGGCGAGGCCGACGACCGCCTGCTGTACGTCACGGTGTACCTGCTCATCCCGCTCGTCGGCGTCGGCTTCCTCGTGTTGGTCTCGACGGTGAAACAGGACGAGCCGGGCGACGGCTACCTCCAGCCGGACGGCGGCAGCGAGCGGCTCCGGCAGACGAGTCAGGAGGGGCTCTTCCACTTCGGGCTGGTGGAGGCGTTCGTCGGGACCTTCGGCGTCTTCGACCGCATCCGCGACCGCGAGGGGACCCACAAGACGATGGAGATCCTCTCCGCGCCCCACGTTTTCCTGCGCGAGAACCCCCTGTACACCCTCGCTCTGACCGTCCCCTCGGCGCTCGCGCTCGTCGGCGTCGCGGCCGCGGCCGGCTCGGCCCCGACGACGCTCGACGGGTGGATCGCTCGCCCCGTGTGGTCGGCGTTCGTCTGGATCTACGTCCCCGTCTACGTCGTGTTGATCCCGCTCGGGGTCTTCTACGAGTGGCACCAGCGCTCGCGGCGGGCGGTGACAGGGAAGCTCTCGGAGACCCTCCGGAAGCTCTCCTCCGCGAACGACACCGGGCAGACGCTGCTCGAATCCGTCCAGACCGTCTCGGAGACGTCGACCGGGACGCTCTCGGACGAGTTCGAGGTGATCCACGCGAAGGTGAACTACGGGATGAGCCTGCGGGACGCCTTAGTCGAGTTCAACAACTCGTACGCGGTGCCCCGGCTCGCCCGGACGGTGAAGCTCATCACTGAGGCGCAGGAGGCCTCCTCGCAGATCACGGACGTGCTGACGACGGCCGCGCAGGCCTCGGAGAACCAGGACGACATCGAGCGCGAGCGCAAGTCCCGGACCCGGATGCAGGTGGCGATCATCGTGATGACGTACATCACGCTGCTCGGCGTGATGGCCATCCTCCAGACGCAGTTCATCGACGTGATGGGCGACCTGGTCTCGCAGAGCGACGGCGGCGGGAGCGCCGGCGGGGCGGGCTTCGGCGGCGGCGGCGGCATCGACCCCGACATCCTCTCGATGCTGTTCTTCCACGCGGTGACGATCCAAGCGATCCTCTCGGGGTTCATCAGCGGCTACATCCGCGACGCGGAGCTCGTCTCCGGGGTCAAGTTCGCCGTGATCCTGATGACGCTGGCGCTGGGGGTGTGGATCTATGTCGGGTGA
- a CDS encoding redoxin domain-containing protein, which translates to MPHVGDNAPDFTGSLVDGDIAPFRLSDHLGDEPVVLAFFPAAFSNTCTDEMEALRDGFDRDDCTLFGVSTDLPHALAAYRTQYGLPFALVGDPDHGAIEAYDVIEDFEGYGVETVAQRAVFVIDADGTVTYRWLADNAGQEPDYDELDEAVADAAA; encoded by the coding sequence ATGCCACACGTCGGCGACAACGCTCCCGACTTCACCGGATCGCTCGTGGACGGCGACATCGCGCCGTTCCGACTCTCGGACCACCTTGGCGACGAGCCGGTCGTGCTCGCCTTCTTCCCCGCCGCCTTCTCGAACACCTGTACCGACGAGATGGAGGCGCTCCGCGACGGGTTCGACCGCGACGACTGTACGCTGTTCGGCGTGAGCACCGACCTGCCGCACGCGCTCGCGGCGTACCGCACCCAGTACGGCCTCCCGTTCGCGCTCGTCGGCGACCCGGACCACGGCGCGATCGAGGCGTACGACGTGATCGAGGACTTCGAGGGCTACGGTGTCGAGACGGTCGCCCAGCGCGCCGTGTTCGTGATCGACGCGGACGGGACCGTGACGTACCGCTGGCTCGCGGACAACGCCGGGCAAGAACCGGACTACGACGAACTCGACGAGGCGGTGGCGGACGCGGCCGCCTGA
- a CDS encoding DUF7287 family protein: MSGDRAQTVLDFVVGMSVFLVAVGFTFAFVPSLLEPYAVGEGATVIVAERGAARLAESSLTGVGSTAALSHACTFAFFGGTAPAADEECGWTEDADDLHAELGVDDLRGLNLTVTQDGRVQQLESNGNVTTMRAGPAPPRTESVSAASRIVTIDDPESPGDPETYRLTLRVW; the protein is encoded by the coding sequence ATGTCGGGTGACCGCGCGCAGACCGTCCTCGACTTCGTCGTCGGGATGTCCGTGTTCCTCGTCGCGGTCGGGTTCACGTTCGCGTTCGTCCCGTCGCTTCTGGAGCCGTACGCGGTCGGGGAGGGCGCGACCGTCATCGTCGCCGAGCGCGGCGCGGCGCGGCTCGCGGAGTCGTCGCTCACCGGCGTCGGCTCGACCGCGGCCCTGTCGCACGCCTGTACGTTCGCGTTCTTCGGCGGGACTGCCCCGGCGGCCGACGAGGAGTGCGGGTGGACCGAAGACGCCGACGACCTCCACGCGGAACTCGGCGTCGACGACCTGCGCGGACTCAATCTCACCGTGACGCAGGACGGGAGGGTCCAGCAGCTCGAATCGAACGGGAACGTCACCACGATGCGCGCCGGTCCCGCACCGCCGCGGACGGAGAGCGTCTCGGCCGCCAGCCGCATCGTCACCATCGACGATCCCGAGAGCCCGGGGGATCCAGAGACGTACCGGCTCACGCTGCGGGTGTGGTGA